One Paucibacter aquatile genomic window, CGCGCCGTCGATCTCATCGTCGTCGGTGACGATGCCCAGCTGTTCTTCCAGTCCGGTGATGAGGCTGACCACGGCCATCGAATCGAGCTCCGGCACGGCGCCCAGCAAAGGCGTTTCGCGGGTGAAGGTGGCGCTGCGGCCATCCAGACTCAGGACCTCGTCCAGAATCCTCAGGACATGCTTTTCTGTGCTCATTCGGCTGCTTCGGTTGTAGGGCGCGGGGATTGCGCCAGCGGGCATCGCTAGTGGCGTTGCGGCGCGCGATCTTATCAGGCCGAAATGGCGCGATTTCCCTCTGTCAGCCCCCCTGCTCCTGGGGGGGAAGAGGTAGTTTTCACGCGCGGCACGAAAGCGCGGCGCCCAATCGCGTGCACACTCCCGCCTGCTCGCGTGCGGCACTGGGGCGGCTGGGTTCAGCCCGGGGGCCATGCGCTACATTTTGAGCTCTTGTTTTCTGGCCTGCCTATTTGCTTGGTGAAGCATGACTGAATCTAGTTCCGTGCCCGTTCGGGAAGCCCATTTGCTGCATGAGTTGATTCTGGTGAGCGCCGCGCGCACGCCCGACGCCCTGGCCTTGACCGCCGGCTCGACCCATTTGCGCTATGCAGAGCTGGCCGATCAGGTGCGCTCCTTCAGCCAGGGGCTGATGGGCACGGGCCTGGCGCGCGCCAGCCGCGTGGGCATTTATCTGGACAAGCGCATCGAGACGGTGGTGGGCAGCTTTGGCGCACCGGCAGCCGGCATGGTGTTCGTGCCCATGAACCCCTTGCTCAAGCCCGAGCAGGTCGGTTTCATCATGGCCGACTGCGCTGTCAGCGTGCTGCTCACCTCGCCCGAGCGCTACGCCTTGCTGCAACCCACACTTGCGCAAGGCAGCAGCCTCAAGCACATCGTGCTGACCGAAGGCGCGGACGCCACGCTGCCCCCGCCACCCGAGGGCGTGCGCCTGCACAGCTGGGCCGAGTTCATGGCCGCCCCGGCCTGCGCCGGCCACCGCGTCATCGACACCGATATCGTCGCCATCCTCTACACCT contains:
- a CDS encoding acyl carrier protein, with product MSTEKHVLRILDEVLSLDGRSATFTRETPLLGAVPELDSMAVVSLITGLEEQLGIVTDDDEIDGATFATVGSLVDFVAAKLAG